From one Polynucleobacter sp. UK-FUSCHL-C3 genomic stretch:
- a CDS encoding phosphoheptose isomerase encodes MKMKSIDSLASRAKKHFVDSIAVKQDGAVLLPTEVAKAIALMSKCLHEGGKVMACGNGGSAADAQHFAAELMGRFERERRELAALALTTDTSILTAIGNDYSYEDVFSKQVRGIGRADDILIAISTSGNSKNVIKAIEAAKKIGIHIIALTGNGGGKMADLLNGQDLHLCVPASRTARIQETHLLLLHCLCDGVDHVLFDEE; translated from the coding sequence ATGAAAATGAAATCAATCGACAGCCTTGCGAGCAGGGCAAAAAAACATTTTGTAGATAGTATTGCTGTAAAACAAGATGGCGCGGTTCTGTTGCCAACCGAGGTTGCCAAAGCAATAGCATTAATGAGTAAATGCCTTCATGAAGGGGGCAAAGTGATGGCCTGTGGTAACGGCGGGTCTGCAGCAGATGCCCAGCACTTTGCTGCTGAGTTAATGGGGCGTTTTGAGCGCGAGCGCCGCGAGCTTGCCGCTCTTGCATTAACTACCGATACCTCGATCTTGACTGCGATCGGTAATGATTACAGTTACGAAGATGTGTTTAGTAAACAAGTTCGTGGCATTGGGCGCGCAGATGATATTTTGATCGCAATCTCAACATCTGGCAATTCGAAGAACGTCATCAAAGCAATCGAGGCTGCAAAAAAAATTGGTATACACATCATTGCTCTAACTGGGAATGGCGGAGGCAAGATGGCTGACCTATTAAATGGCCAGGATCTGCACTTGTGTGTCCCAGCTTCACGCACCGCTCGGATTCAAGAGACACACTTATTATTGTTGCATTGCCTTTGCGATGGGGTTGATCATGTTTTGTTTGATGAGGAATAA
- the rsmI gene encoding 16S rRNA (cytidine(1402)-2'-O)-methyltransferase has product MDKTILHFLSEQELPTSSLYMVASPIGNLGDITLRALHVLNHVDGIACEDTRHSAQLLNRFDIRKPLLALHKHNEMGAAAVLIDHLRNGQRWAYLSDAGTPGISDPGARLVMQVSAAGFRVIPIPGASALSAALSIAGSLLVESNGQFQFLGFAPSQSKEFDRMIEQMIESSLPSMFYESPHRLSKTLLKLSKLVPEERILFIGRELSKKFEGVYLLKPSEIAEWLENANNLKGEFVLMLSGGASQKNAVSSQAEPSRLASLLGAHMSSKDIATTLSSMFGLNKNEAYQIALSCKEKG; this is encoded by the coding sequence ATGGACAAAACTATCCTTCATTTTCTCTCAGAGCAAGAGCTTCCAACTTCTTCTCTGTATATGGTTGCCTCGCCCATTGGGAATTTAGGCGATATTACTCTGAGAGCGCTTCATGTTTTAAATCATGTCGATGGAATTGCTTGTGAAGACACCCGACATAGCGCGCAACTCTTAAATCGCTTTGATATTCGTAAGCCACTCCTAGCTCTACATAAACATAATGAGATGGGTGCGGCCGCTGTCCTAATAGATCATCTGCGCAATGGTCAGCGCTGGGCCTATCTATCCGATGCCGGCACACCGGGAATCTCTGATCCTGGGGCTCGTCTTGTCATGCAGGTGAGTGCGGCAGGATTTCGGGTGATCCCCATTCCTGGTGCGAGTGCGCTTAGTGCCGCCCTTTCAATAGCGGGCTCCTTGTTAGTGGAATCAAACGGCCAATTCCAGTTTCTTGGTTTTGCGCCCAGTCAGAGCAAAGAATTTGATCGAATGATCGAGCAAATGATTGAAAGCTCCTTGCCCAGCATGTTTTACGAGAGCCCTCACCGACTCTCCAAAACATTGCTCAAATTAAGCAAGCTCGTCCCAGAAGAGCGGATTCTTTTTATTGGGCGCGAACTAAGCAAGAAATTTGAGGGCGTTTACCTGCTCAAGCCCAGCGAAATTGCGGAATGGCTTGAAAACGCCAATAACTTAAAGGGGGAGTTTGTTTTGATGCTAAGTGGTGGCGCTTCACAAAAAAATGCGGTTTCCAGTCAAGCTGAGCCTAGCCGATTAGCAAGCCTGCTAGGGGCGCATATGAGTAGTAAAGATATCGCTACAACCCTAAGCTCTATGTTTGGCCTAAACAAAAATGAGGCTTATCAAATAGCCCTTTCCTGCAAGGAGAAGGGCTAA
- a CDS encoding BON domain-containing protein, which yields MLRLIKVACLLLITIQISACGVFIVGGMVGGATILADRRTPAVQAIDLGIELEANSQLSRKFGDSAHIVVVSFNQKVLLIGEAKDESIKNQAATDVKAMKNVRSLFNEIMIGPNSTIGARASDSYLASSIKTQLVFTADIPSNSMNISVEGGRVYLMGILSQQEAEKAKQIVSKVNGVKQVFAFFDIISESEKQRLEKEGKARTSQPDTNPSPN from the coding sequence ATGTTGCGATTGATTAAAGTTGCATGTCTTTTATTGATCACCATTCAGATTTCTGCATGCGGGGTATTTATTGTTGGGGGCATGGTTGGGGGCGCAACTATTTTGGCTGATCGAAGAACGCCCGCGGTGCAAGCTATTGACTTAGGCATTGAGCTTGAGGCAAACAGTCAGCTCTCTAGGAAATTTGGAGATTCTGCACATATTGTGGTCGTATCTTTTAATCAAAAAGTTTTATTGATTGGTGAAGCAAAAGATGAGTCAATCAAAAATCAAGCGGCTACAGATGTGAAAGCGATGAAAAATGTTCGCTCTTTGTTTAATGAAATCATGATTGGGCCGAACAGCACTATAGGCGCACGCGCAAGCGACTCTTATCTTGCATCAAGCATTAAAACCCAACTCGTTTTTACGGCAGACATTCCTTCAAATTCAATGAATATTTCAGTGGAGGGCGGTCGAGTTTATTTGATGGGAATATTGAGCCAACAAGAGGCTGAAAAGGCTAAACAAATTGTTAGCAAAGTAAACGGGGTGAAGCAAGTCTTTGCATTTTTTGACATTATTTCTGAGTCAGAAAAACAGCGCTTAGAAAAAGAGGGCAAAGCCAGAACCTCTCAGCCAGATACGAACCCAAGCCCAAATTAA